One Meriones unguiculatus strain TT.TT164.6M chromosome 5, Bangor_MerUng_6.1, whole genome shotgun sequence DNA segment encodes these proteins:
- the Uba3 gene encoding NEDD8-activating enzyme E1 catalytic subunit isoform X1, translating to MADGEEPEKKRRRIEELLAEKMAVDGGCGDTGDWEGRWNHVKKFLERSGPFTHPDFEPSTESLQFLLDTCKVLVIGAGGLGCELLKNLALSGFRQIHVIDMDTIDVSNLNRQFLFRPKDVGRPKAEVAAEFLNDRVPNCNVVPHFNKIQDFNDTFYRQFHIIVCGLDSIIARRWINGMLISLLNYEDGVLDPSSIVPLIDGGTEGFKGNARVILPGMTACIECTLELYPPQVNFPMCTIASMPRLPEHCIEYVRMLQWPKEQPFGDGVPLDGDDPEHIQWIFQKSVERASQYNIRGVTYRLTQGVVKRIIPAVASTNAVIAAVCATEVFKIATSAYIPLNNYLVFNDVDGLYTYTFEAERKENCPACSQLPQNIQFSPSAKLQEVLDYLTNSASLQMKSPAITATLEGKNRTLYLQSVTSIEERTRPNLSKTLKELGLVDGQELAVADVTTPQTVLFKLHFT from the exons ATGGCGGATGGCGAGGAACC ggagaagaaaagaaggagaataGAGGAGCTGCTGGCTGAGAA AATGGCTGTTGATGGTGGGTGTGGGGACACTGGAGACTGGGAAGGTCGCTGGAACCATGTAAAGAAGTTCCTCGAGCGATCTGGACCCTTCACACACCCTGATTTCGAACCAAGCACTGAA TCGCTCCAGTTCTTGTTAGATACATGTAAAGTTCTAGTCATTGGAGCTGGTGGCTTAGGATGTGAGCTCCTGAAAAATCTG GCATTGTCTGGTTTTAGACAGATTCATGTTATAGACATGGACACTATAGATGTTTCCAATTTAAATAGGCAGTTTTTATTTAG GCCTAAAGATGTTGGAAGACCCAAAGCTGAAGTTGCTGCAGAATTCCTAAATGACAGAGTTCCTAACTGCAACGTGGTCCC GCATTTCAACAAGATTCAAGATTTTAACGACACTTTCTACCGAC AATTTCATATTATTGTATGTGGTCTGGACTCTATCATAGCCAgaagatggatcaatggaatgctG atatctCTTCTAAATTATGAAGATGGTGTGTTGGATCCAAGTTCCATTGTCCCTTTGATAGATGGGGGCACAGAAGGCTTTAAAGGAAATGCCCGAGTGATCTTGCCTGGAATGACTGCTTGTATTGAGTGCACCCTGGAACTTTATCCACCACAG GTCAATTTTCCCATGTGTACCATTGCATCTATGCCCAGGCTCCCAGAACACTGTATCGAGTATGTAAGGATGTTGCAGTGGCCTAAAGAGCAGCCTTTTGGAG ATGGGGTTCCATTAGATGGAGATGATCCTGAACATATTCAGTGGATTTTCCAAAAATCTGTAGAGAGAGCATCACAATATAATATTAGAGGTGTTACCTATAGACTCACTCAAG GAGTGGTAAAACGAATCATTCCTGCAGTAGCTTCTACAAATGCAGTCATtgcag CTGTGTGTGCCACCGAGGTTTTTAAGATAGCCACAAG CGCATATATCCCTCTTAACAACTACTTGGTCTTCAATGACGTGGACGGcctgtacacatacacatttgaAGCGGAGAGGAAG GAAAATTGTCCCGCATGTAGCCAGCTTCCTCAAAACATTCAGTTTTCTCCATCCGCTAAACTACAAGAGGTTTTAGACTATCTAACCAATAGTGCTTCTCT GCAAATGAAGTCACCAGCTATCACAGCCACATTAGAGGGGAAAAACAGGACACTTTACTTACAG TCAGTAACATCTATTGAAGAACGAACAAGACCCAATCTTTCCAAGACATTAAAAG
- the Uba3 gene encoding NEDD8-activating enzyme E1 catalytic subunit isoform X2, translated as MADGEEPMAVDGGCGDTGDWEGRWNHVKKFLERSGPFTHPDFEPSTESLQFLLDTCKVLVIGAGGLGCELLKNLALSGFRQIHVIDMDTIDVSNLNRQFLFRPKDVGRPKAEVAAEFLNDRVPNCNVVPHFNKIQDFNDTFYRQFHIIVCGLDSIIARRWINGMLISLLNYEDGVLDPSSIVPLIDGGTEGFKGNARVILPGMTACIECTLELYPPQVNFPMCTIASMPRLPEHCIEYVRMLQWPKEQPFGDGVPLDGDDPEHIQWIFQKSVERASQYNIRGVTYRLTQGVVKRIIPAVASTNAVIAAVCATEVFKIATSAYIPLNNYLVFNDVDGLYTYTFEAERKENCPACSQLPQNIQFSPSAKLQEVLDYLTNSASLQMKSPAITATLEGKNRTLYLQSVTSIEERTRPNLSKTLKELGLVDGQELAVADVTTPQTVLFKLHFT; from the exons ATGGCGGATGGCGAGGAACC AATGGCTGTTGATGGTGGGTGTGGGGACACTGGAGACTGGGAAGGTCGCTGGAACCATGTAAAGAAGTTCCTCGAGCGATCTGGACCCTTCACACACCCTGATTTCGAACCAAGCACTGAA TCGCTCCAGTTCTTGTTAGATACATGTAAAGTTCTAGTCATTGGAGCTGGTGGCTTAGGATGTGAGCTCCTGAAAAATCTG GCATTGTCTGGTTTTAGACAGATTCATGTTATAGACATGGACACTATAGATGTTTCCAATTTAAATAGGCAGTTTTTATTTAG GCCTAAAGATGTTGGAAGACCCAAAGCTGAAGTTGCTGCAGAATTCCTAAATGACAGAGTTCCTAACTGCAACGTGGTCCC GCATTTCAACAAGATTCAAGATTTTAACGACACTTTCTACCGAC AATTTCATATTATTGTATGTGGTCTGGACTCTATCATAGCCAgaagatggatcaatggaatgctG atatctCTTCTAAATTATGAAGATGGTGTGTTGGATCCAAGTTCCATTGTCCCTTTGATAGATGGGGGCACAGAAGGCTTTAAAGGAAATGCCCGAGTGATCTTGCCTGGAATGACTGCTTGTATTGAGTGCACCCTGGAACTTTATCCACCACAG GTCAATTTTCCCATGTGTACCATTGCATCTATGCCCAGGCTCCCAGAACACTGTATCGAGTATGTAAGGATGTTGCAGTGGCCTAAAGAGCAGCCTTTTGGAG ATGGGGTTCCATTAGATGGAGATGATCCTGAACATATTCAGTGGATTTTCCAAAAATCTGTAGAGAGAGCATCACAATATAATATTAGAGGTGTTACCTATAGACTCACTCAAG GAGTGGTAAAACGAATCATTCCTGCAGTAGCTTCTACAAATGCAGTCATtgcag CTGTGTGTGCCACCGAGGTTTTTAAGATAGCCACAAG CGCATATATCCCTCTTAACAACTACTTGGTCTTCAATGACGTGGACGGcctgtacacatacacatttgaAGCGGAGAGGAAG GAAAATTGTCCCGCATGTAGCCAGCTTCCTCAAAACATTCAGTTTTCTCCATCCGCTAAACTACAAGAGGTTTTAGACTATCTAACCAATAGTGCTTCTCT GCAAATGAAGTCACCAGCTATCACAGCCACATTAGAGGGGAAAAACAGGACACTTTACTTACAG TCAGTAACATCTATTGAAGAACGAACAAGACCCAATCTTTCCAAGACATTAAAAG